AGTTGGTCATTTTGTGTAAGCGTGGCCCAAATAAGATCTGGAGATAATCCATCTTTGGTAGCACTTTCGCTCAAACACGCTTAAAATTACATTCCAATGTCAATCCAAATTACGGCCACGGAGGCCGTTGGCCTCGCGCTACCGCAGAGACCTTCATGGACACGAACGGCCACCTTGATCTCCATGGCCTCgggcatgagagagagagagagagagatgagcggAGTGGAGGAGATCGAGTGGCCAGGATGTGGGCGACCACGACGGCTTGTGGTGGTGACAGACGAGCGGAACATTTGGGtcggggaggaggaagaagaagaagtacgGCAGTTACACCACGGATGTGTGGGAACTTGGGAAGgacgaggaaaagaaaataagataataaaTCATAGCCATGTGAACAAGTTATATGCTTTAAAAAGATTCAGGAGCTCTTCTAAAACCAGTTTGACGTTGTTCAACGTGACGAACCACAATATAATTCCCGCACTACAGAGTTTCTTCAGCCGTCGTATAGCTCCTGGAAGTTGGAGTGGATACCAAGAGAGAGGAACAAAGCTGTTCATGAACTTCTTCACTGCCCTTTTCCTGATTCTTGCCCGGTTTGTTTGCCTGAAACTGCTTCTGAGACCATCAGGAGGAGGCTCCCGCTGTATTGCTTAGAATAGGTTGTAATTCGAGTTTTCGGCAATGGCATTATGTCTTTGTTATTTTGGTAAATAAGACGTAAATTTGCGCCCTTAATGTAGAGGATCTCGATTCTACATATGCTATAGGCAATAGCGTGTACGTTTGGTGGTTATGCATGAAAAGAAAGGgtatagttttctttttctccgtGAGAAGAAAGTCGGTAGTTATTTCGAGGACGTGATGGTTTCATGGAAGTAACTACTCGTCAACAAACAAAAATGATCTAAATTCCAAAGTTTTATGAACCAGATTTATGGTGTCTGAAGGCTAAAAGGCAATCCCTTATATAAGGCTGAGGTAGCCATATATTTATGGGATAGCAATTCTGTCTCAAGGGgacaattattaaaaatgtcctAAACACATTACacttgtactaatttagttatgaatatttcaattgtatcaattgagtactaaacattttttacattttactatttgagtctattaggtcaattttggatggaaattactaacataaatGATGGGCATGCTATGTGATCTAGTCGGTGTTGACCTGggtattttttaataattttttgttcccttttctttattatttttctttttgggagtgAGGACCAACTAGCATTAGTTGAGGATCACAATGCCCTCATAGGTTGTTCTAGGTGAGGGCTTGTGGCCCCTCATTATGGTTGGCGAGGATGTGGTGGCTCTCACTCGATGCCTTCTCCAGCCATGGTGCCCTTCTCTTGTGGTTTGGCCCTtagtccaaaaaaagaaagtaaagaaaagaaaaggaaagaacaaataaaaaagttattaaataatGTCCATATCAACGTTAGTTATGCAACATAAGAGAGCTAGTGGccatgttaatgattttttttttatcaaaattggccatataaattccattgaaaaaatgcaaaaaggttTTGGGACTTAAatgacacaattgaaaattcataatcGAATTGGTacaagtgcaatagatttactACTTTTTGGTGATTTCCTTGTCTTTGGGATCCATGGTTCCTTCATGGTATTAGAAATTTTCTAATCCATAAAGTGGCAAGTGGAGAAGATACTCACATTACTAGTTCATCTTGTCAAGCTAATAATACCACTCTTAAACTTCAGATGTATGATGATGTATTTCCAAGAAAAATTCAGTAGTTTATAATGAATGTTCGCCTCCTTATTCAGAATGAGTCTGAGGCTAGCTCTTTAGTATGAGTTTAACACTAGTGGTTTTAGACCAAACTAAGTGGAGGAACATCAAAACAATCGGCATAATATTGGTTGAGATCTTATTGCTTTAATTTTGTTTAGTCGATAGATCTAAACACTAATTAAAAATGTGAAGCTCAAGAGAGTGTTTAGGAACTTTCCTGTTCCAATTATGCCCTTTGCCATTTGCACCCTTTGATATCCAAAGATTGCGTCCTTTAATATCATGATAGAAAGTCTCTCTTAGTTCAAATATATCAATCAAAATTCAAGTCCTTTACATGTGAAACAACACAACTCTTACTCATATCCTCACACGTAAAGGAACACAACTATTACTatccaaatatatatttttcaaactaaGCATGAAAGTAACATGCATCAGAATTTAAGAATCATAGTTATTATGAAAGAAACAACTATTAATATCCAAATATATTTATCAAACTAAGCATCAGCAACatgattcaaaattaaagagtCCTCATTGTATAATCCTCATGACGCTTTGGTCCGAAAGAATTTTGGACTGAAATTGAAGAAGCCGCACCCTCTTTTCTTCCTAGGCATCAGTGTATGGTAGAGGCGAGGCCAATAGATGGATTTGACCATTTTTAAGTACAAGGGAGACTGTATGtataagaaaaaacaaataggGATGGCAGCCAGCGAGGTCATTGGCATGTAAATCCATTTAAATCTTTCGCTGAGGATGATCGTAAGAGCAGAGCTGAACGCCACCAACGTAAAGgccaaagagaggaagagagaaaagatgcCCATTATCATCTTTCTTGGAAGCGAGTGGAGAATATCTTCGAATGTGTAGCATGGAGTAACAATGGCCAAGAACATCAGAGTGGCTGTAACAGAGGAGAAGAGAGCGAGAGTGTCTGCCAATGCGAATATCATGAATGAGTCCTTCTTTAGAAAAATTGGGATCCCCGTACTGTTGTTGTAGCCCCCAGGAACTGTAAGAAGTGCAGTGATTGTTACTGTAATAATGAGAGTTGCAATGAGGCTACAAGATGATGATGTATTCTTCATCCACTCTCCTGCCTCTTTAAGCAAATCTTGACGCTGCTCTACAAAAATTTCCCAGTATGttttcccttccctttcttTCGTTTCTTCCAATTTCAGACTTCTAAAAGAAGGATCCCTATCTTCCAGTACcttcagaaaaataaaggatGCCTATCAATGTaaacataaattaaaaagaacaaaagtacGGCAATTAAATAAGGTGAACCGACCTTAAATTTCAGAGTTTTAAAGGAAGGATGACTCCTATCTTCCAGTGCCTTAAGAAAAATAACCAACACCTATCAATTTAATTTCAGATAAAAAGAGCACGAAAGGGTgacaaacaaataaaatgatCAAACCTTGAACCACTGAAGTTCCttctgcaaaagaaaagctGCTCCAGGAACATCTGCTGATACACATCTTGGTGACCATTCTACTACTGCCTCCATCAGTTCGCGGTTCGTAAAAATGTCATCACTCAGTTTTGGAATTATGTTGTATGCGTTCACTAGTCTAAATAACTCAACTTGTCGTCCCTTCACAACTTCTCTCATCAATTCTTTTGGGAAATCGTTGTCCCACATTAACTCTGGATAATTGTCAAGACataatttgacaatttcatGGGTTCCATGAGATGCAGAGTCAAGGATAATTTTTGAAGTCAATAAAAACTTGACTATTTCCTTGGGTTTCATATTTTGATTCTTCAGAACAAGTTCTTCTGCAAACTCTAGTGAGCATTTGTGTCTCAACTTTGATTCTCCAATCCTTTTGATGAAAGGTACTGCATGTAACATCAGATAAACATTTTCCCACAATGAGGAATCAAAAGGTTAAAGAGGCTATCACATTTTAGCCAGGTTCTCATGTATATATAGTAGTTGAGAAGAAAATCGTGGATTCAAGAAAGCAAACTACATGCGGCTTAAAAATTAAAACGCATGCATTGTAGGATAGATGGATCTACCCACGAATGCACCCAATGTcatgagaaaaaaagagttcctttctttctttatgaaaaatggGTAGATTCAGCGATTGATCAATAAATCTGTTTTCGATTGATAATTTTTACAGATTCACCTAATGAATACTTATTGTTTAGACTTTGAATTGAATCAAGTGGTATCATAATATATGAATCAAGAGCTGGTCGATATTGGTAAAACAATGATCTCATACTAATATTctgaaaatgtcaattttaaactttgagTTTTGAGATCTCTAGCTATGGATAAAATAAGGTGCCTTTTATGTAGAAACCATGGCAGGTTTGAATACCTGGTTTAGTGGCATGATTCCAGAGTGATGTCTTGAACCACTTATATGCTGGTTGGACCACCatgaagaggagagaagaatcATATTAGGAAATTAGGAATTGACGGCGAACAAAAAGATACATATGACACTCATGAATGAAGATTTCACGTGTAACTAGATATACTAATGCTTAAATTTGTTAGAGAACAACTTGGATCAATCCACCTCTGACCTTAAATCCAAATCTACAATTCTTGATAATTCTACTTGGCAATTTGACATTGAGTAAGACTTCTCAACTAACTTCACAAATGTTATAGTAGATACTAGTCGTGGCATACATCATGGTTTAGATAATAATTTGTATACATAGATGTAAtcattatttcttaatttagatATTACATAGATTAATATAAATACCTCGAGCCATCTTTGTATCTTCGGGGTTGTCAAATGATGTATCGACCAGACATAGAGGGATACCTAAAAATGAGAATAGATAGAGTGAACACCATGTGAATAGAATTGCTTGAATTCTACATATCTATATGTGGAAGAAGTACCTACATTGGTAAAtacatttttcccaaaaattgagtCTATCTCCACTACGGAAGTAAGACTTCATCTTCGCCAAGTCTCCCAACAAGCTACGGTTTATGTTATCTTTGGATGTCACTTCTTCAGGGTATTTGCGAGCTAAAAACAAGCCTATGTCTATTGAGacacaagaatgaaaaaattaatataattaaactGTCAAGGAAGTGAGATAAGATAAgggaaaattacccaatcaCTCTTAAACCTTTTATACAGATGCTAATTaatcccaaactttttaattttatcaatttagtttaaaCCTTTACGCGGATTTCCAATAAGTCCTTCAAgttaatttttgctagaaattgtcaatgttaCGATGACTGTCCTAAGTGTCACACTGCCACTTCAGCTTCAGGCAAAGATTGGATGGAAGGATTACATTGAAATTTCGgcaaaagtttataattaaattggcaaaatagaaatttaagaactgaattagcatatgtataataagtttaggatcgATAAAcagtttcttctaaaatgaGTGAGTGTGAAATCATACCCAAATGACCGGCTAGAATAAGGTAGCTCATGGTGTTAAAATCTGGGGCGGATGTCGTTTTTCTGGCGAGGTGCCAGATGACCTCCTTTTGCATAGGAGCATTTGAAATGGCATACGACAGGGCATTGGGTAAAATATTATATTCGGAACCAGCTTTGTTTACTAGTGCCTTTACCATCTTTATGCTTCCTCTTCGGGCAGCGTCGTAGAGGGCACTCCTCAAAATGGATTCTTTGTATGTTGGATCAGAGTCGACCGAGTCGACCCAGTCGATGAGATTCTCGACCAATGGATAGTCATCTTGTGCGGCCATAACCGCAAATTCAAGCACACTAACGGATTTATTTCCTACAGTAATGACATTATCCATCATCACTTCGAGATATTTACCAAGGATTTCCTCAGTAGGTTTCCATTGACCTTTCACTACGTCTCGAAACCATGATCGATGCGTTTCATTGATCTCTGGTGTTGGCATAACTGAAAAAATTACACAATAAAAGTCCTCAAACTTTCGCACTTCTTGTTTTATAGGTCAAGTGTAACAATTCAATGTTCCAATGAAAGGTGGATGCAAGCAAAGGGGTGTTGTTTGCTCAACATACCTTCTTCTATGAGTGCCTTCGTTTACACTTAGGAAGTAAAAACTACCTTTTTGGCTTTCTCGATTATAATTCAATATATTATTTagatttaaaaagtttaaaaagatgatatttgaatttaaatgcCAGCTTTTGTATGTGGTGAAGTTCAAAGTATTTCAGATTAAATAATGTCAAAATGCATGAAACGCAagatatatgaaaaatgaaaattataagtTCAAAATGACAAGAATCTCTGTCACCAAAAACAGAAATGACCATAAATAACCTTAGAAACATTTATTACACTTTGTATCCTTTAGATCATTTATACATGACTAGTATCGAGATCAATcatttcataaaacatttttttaatatacttaGATTGTAAActcttaaaaaagaagaagaatttttaaCATTAACCTTTAGTTTTTGATCGATTTGTTATCGTCATgcacacttcaaacaaagttgGTTTGCGACCATCTTAGGAAGCTTTTTCAACTGCCGTGCCTTCTGAACTTACTTCTACGTGAATCTCTTtgttaacaaaaagagaaaagaacataaataaccATCTTAAACCCACCGGTGGGCAGTTGagttggttcggctttgggcaCTTCATTGCAGTCGCAGCTGCTAACATGTCTTAAGTGGGGGCTATGGTGGTGAGATCCCGTGCTAGCTTCCCCCCAAGTATTGACGCTTGGTCCGGAGTACACTGTGCACTCTATGGACTGTGGGTTGGCGAGTGTAAGCGAGTCGAGCTCGGTGGATCCtaggttaccaaaaaaaaaaacataaataaccATCTTAAAATGTTTCGAAgtgaaaaaagccaaaatgcaCGGAGCACATTGATTTATAAAAAATGTAAAGTAAAAGTTCGAAGTGACAAACCTTTAGTTTTTGATTGATTCGTGGTGCTCACATCGTCTGGAATTGAAATTAAAGTGTGACTATTTTGGGGAGCTTTATCAGTTGATGTGCCTTCTATACTCACGTCTATGCGAGTCTCTTtgttatcaaaaagaaaaatgaacataaataaaCTTAGATAAATGAATTACACTTTGTATGCTTTAGATGATCTATAAATGACTAGCATGAGGCTCATTCATCGCATGGAATTTTCTGTAATAAACATAGATggtaaatttcaaacaaaaaaaaaattgacgttaaattaatgaaataattttaaagtACTTCTACACAcaattatctataaaaaaaaaaaaaaccaacacaaatatatatatatatataaattaaattaatcacattgatttcatcaattagTATGATTAATTTATAAGTCATAATTCATATAGGATACAAGTTTATGACATTTATTGCTGCTATCGTATCGATGCATTGCATGGattttttgttgcataaaagtgTATCGATTTAACTTCATAGATTGCCTTACTGGTTGGAAAAAAGAATTCATCCGACGTTTCTTAGAAAATacatattgttttcttttcttttgtggcAAGAACATTCCACCATCCATGTATCTTGGAGAATGTGTTTGTTAGTGAATTTTCTTCTAGACAAGTTATTTTTGGGCTCACTATAACATTACATGATTTCTTTTATGCGGATGACTATAGTGAATTGACTAGTTTGTGGATGATGCGTTACTGAAGGATTAGTCTCATGCATTCTCTTAATAAGAAGTAATTAACTATTCAGAACCCAATTGGTTTGCCCTTTGCTCTTGATGAAACTACTTTGTAGGACAATCGGCTGAAATTTAAATAGGATATTAAGTAAATATAGAAAATGATTAGTCCTCACCAGGTGATTGTTTGGTCAAAACTCTCTGATAACAGGAAATTTTCTGgtggttaattttaattaactGGTCATTGAGTGCTTGTACGTAATGATATTAGGACCGACAAAAGCTGTTACTCATTGTGCGTGTTTACTGTTtactagaaaataaatgaagtaACCGTACTCGGGGGCCATACgttgcttttgcattttcagTTCGGGGAAATTAGAATTTTCGGTCACAGTAGGTTGGCAAAACTCACTTTAATCACTATTTTGTTTGATTATAATTCCAGTCCTCACACTGCTATGTGGTGACAATTAAGTCACTTTGTCGTaatcttggagaaaaaaattaccaaaaacctCAACCTTTGCCCAAAGTGATGAATTTagctaatatttttttttttgtgacatgaaaaatcctaaactttgcaAATCACGACATATTTACCCAActaagggcattttcgtcttatttttctgttttttctttcttttttctttctgtttctctcttccctccactgGCCATGGTGGAGCCGGCGgatggaagagagaagaagaagaaaaaaattaaaaaataaaataccaaaatatcctatagtttaggataaatgtgttacacGGATAggagtttaggattttttgtgtcatgaaaaaaagtttagggtaaatgtgtcgcAGTTGGTAAAGTTCGGAGTTtttcatgttacaaaaaaaaaaaaacttagggtaaatttgtcacttttgacaaagtttggggtttttgttgTATTTTCCTAAATACTAGAACAAAAAGtgttattttctaaataaatataaagcaagtttttctttttcaaaagaataaatttaatttctaatgatttagtatttttttgGGTGATCGAGAAACCACCGGAGCCCTTTTTGTTTACGCTAATCGAGGTCATATGACCCTTCACCGTCGAGCCTTGCCGCAAGTCGCTATTTAGACGTAAAACTTTGGGGAGATTAGCCCAGCATTTCATTGCCGGGCCCCCACTTAAATCGTGATAGCAATGCGGGGATTCGAACTCTCGACCATAGCGTTGTAGGAGAGAACGAACACCAACGCAACTGCCACGGGGTTCTAATGATTTAATTGGACTTTGAATATtatttagttttcaattttggtcaattttctattttaaattttaaattttgaaaatacgACAACCAGAATATctaataaaaagtattttcattaagaattttggaaaggaaagtaggaaattggattttttaccaaacatgccctCATGTTCTGCACAAATAATTCTGTGATCAAGCTCTCCCTTTTTTATAAGGATTTTGTGAAGAGTGTCTGGAACTTGTGaagcaataaataaagaaatccgtaattttcaattcatcatCTATCCGTAGTATCGGTGATGGTATTACTTATATTATTGCCAAATTGACACACGAAGGATCAAATCAGAACAACAAAGGAACGGAGGGCCCGTACCTGCCAACGGTTCCAAAACCGAACTGTCTTGGGTATTATTAAGTTTtcaattttggtcaattttcagttataaggtttaaattttgaaaacttcGCAACCGGAATATctacttaaaaatattttcattaaaaattttggtaagAGAAATAggatattgaaaattttcttttaccaaacatgccctCTCATTCTACACAAATTATTCTGTTATTACACTCTCCCTTTTCTAATAAGGATTTTGTAAAGAGTGTCTAGAAACTTGTTAAGCAATATATAAAGAAATGTGCAACTTTCAATTCATGATCTATCGATAGTATTGGTGGTGGTATTACTTATATTACTTCGAAACTAACACACACAGGGAAAATTTTCCACATTGTCCATCCGTGGGATCaaatcaggaaaagaaaaaggaaaggagggaCTGTACCTGCCGATGGTGCCACAATCGAACTGTCTTGGGAAtccatggaattttttttcttcaataaagtATATTGATTATACTTATTGATAGACTTGAAAGTTGCAAGAAGGAACTGATGTAATTTTTCATACAGtatccatatttttcttttctttgttgcaAAAACATTTCCCCATCCATGTATCTTGGTCAATGGGTTTGATAGTGGGTTTTCTTCTATAATGTAATCTTTACACTTCTTATAATATGACAAACATATCTATTGACAGGTTATTTTTGGCTTAGAACAAAATtacatgatttcttttttggggatGACTACAGTGAACTGACTAGTTCGAGGATCATGTGTTTAAAGAATTAGTCTCATGTAGTCTCGTAATGATAAGTGATCGACCATTCAAAACCCATTTATTTTGCCCTTTGCTATTAATGAAATTACTTTGTAGGGCAATCAGCCGCAAATTCcctttccatatttgcatattaACTAAACGTAGCAAATAATTAGTCCTCACAGTGTGATTGTTTGGATAAAAATCTCTAGTAAGAGGAAACTTTCTGGAATGCTTTTAAGAAACTCGGACTGCCAAAAAGAAGTTGGTCATTGAATGCTTGTAAGAAATGAACCAGGATTGACAAAAAGCAATTGCATCATCATCCGTAACCATAAGGGACAGAACCTGTGGAGCCAAGTCATACAAAATTAGGAGATGtgacctttttccttttttggtcgaataggAGTAGaacgttaaacgggtgggtcggatCGGGTTTGGGTCGAGCCATAAATGATCCGATCTAAATCGACTCATTTAattcatttatgacccatttattgcaatgcaaaatttttgaccaatACCCAACCCGACCTATACTCGACTCATACCCGACtcacttaattaaatttaagaaagcttatttcttatatatatatatatatatatatatatatattatttttaaaaataatattgctaaaatagttttatacaccacaaatttaatggacaatgtttataattttaaaataattattttaaaagttgaattttaattatttttattttttacaaattaaaattttaattatttttatttttattttttaagaatataatttttaattttctttttctcttttctttttctttttttcttttttttcttcttcttcttttgccggccgccggccacggGGATAGCCGGCGATCTCGCCATAGGCGAGCCTTGAGCCTCACCGGACGTCAACGAGGCCTCCGCCTCATCAGatcggtgagcctcgccggatgtcggcgaggcctccgcctcaccggattcggtgagctcgagctcgccaacgCCGATGAGCTCGGCTCGCCTGGCCGGTTGTTGTGCTGGCCatcggaaggaggaggaagaaagaaaaagaaagaaataaaataaaataaaataaaaataattataattttgatttttataaaaaatatttttataaaattaaagagggaaaaagagattgtgaggttttggttaAAGGTCACGTCTCCTATAATAGGAGTGTTTACTGTTTACTTGAGAGGAGTAGTCATGTCCTTGGGCCCGAGAAAATGCATCAATGAGCGGTATATGGTGGCGGCACATACGTGGGATCAAATCagaacaaagaaggaaagaacgGAAATACCTGGCGATGTCGAACTTCGTTGGGTATCCATGGAGGATTCTTCGCGTTGCCGTCTCCCGAGCATGTAAATATGAAAGCAGAGAAGTAATTTTTACGTGGTTGAAACggaaattattttctggtcTCATGGATCTTCTCTATTTATACATCGACTTGGAGGTGGAGCCAAGGCTCCAGCTGGAGATGTCAGATCTAAAAATTAAAGACTGAACGTCTTTCATTTGTACGGACGGACGAGGAGACACGAGGAATAAATAATTCACATTTAGACAAAAGCAATTCATTATGCACATGCTAAGTTGTATTATTCTTAACCAAAAGATGcctaattaaaatatcaaaatcagtCAATGGGGACGAGCATTTAAAAATCTGTTTCATCACTCATTTTCTGTGAACACGATGATTTGAATACGCATGTAATCATAACATATTCTTGGATATAAAATATTGGAATGAAACACGTTAAAATTAGGTTGAGAATGAGGCAGATGCATTCAATCAAATGTTTTTGCAGTCTCCCCTTTCGCAGTCGCCTAAGAACATCATAGAAATGTAGCATATGATGTGAATGACTCTTCTGTATTGGGGCACTTATGATGTACTATAATACAGGTTAAGTATTGGTTGGTAGTAGGGTGAACATCAGTTTAGAGTTGATCTTGGAACAATCTTGGACCAGCCCATTCCAGTCCGATTCCTGGGGAATTGactggtccttggtcctaaggTGGTTAAAACCTATGAAGCACAGACACGTTGCACGTGCTTTCGTGTCGTGTCTGACATGTGTCGGAactcggacacgcggtcaacgcgtgtaGGATTTTCCGACATgtggtcaacttttctcaaCACGTTTTGACATGCGTGTTCAAAagacgatggagggtggaggcgagggtgAGGGAGCAGAGATGAGGCCTCAAGCGATAGCGAGCTCGCAACGGTGAGAGAAAGAGCAGAGAttgaggcgagggccgccatTGTGATGCTGCGATGGACCGACGACGAGGCTGTAGCTACAAGGGAGAAAGGGCCAGAGGCAAGGTGGTGAATGATTGTGATGAGGACCGAGAGCAAGCAGagattgagaggaagaggagaggaaggggcttgtgcggcgaggaggaggagaagaaagagggcactggctagggtttttgagaaggaaactcaaaaagaataagaaaaaaaaaagggggattCTATAGACTTGGCATGGTTTTTAATTTTGGGGGTTAATAcctgaaaaaccaaaaactagtacacctgtgataaatttaccctaaattatttttttgatcatgaaaaaccttaaactggtacacttgtgacaaatttaccccgactaactataaaaaaacttaaactggtacatttatgacaaatttacccaaaaataattttttcaaccacaaaaaaccctcaaactggtaaatttgtgacaaatataccctcaactaaattggattaataccataaaaaaatcataaaaattataaagtgTGATAAATGGagcataaaatcccaaattggtacactagtcaactgtcacatgtcatttaacttaataatttgacaataaaattaatgaaaactaatagatTGTAAATTtctcacaagtgtaccagtttggggtaaatttgttaaagatatactagttttgggttttggtggtcaaaaaaatagtttgggataaatttgtcataaatgtaccaggtttggggtttttcagcaGTATTAACCCTAATTTGGAGAGAGGGGAAAGTGATACATTGTCAGGTGGtaggggagggaaagaaaagagaaatgaatttGGGGGTGGAGGGAAGAGACGAGGGAAAGAAGGGAGTGAGAGAGGGGggttgatttttaatttttgagagAGGAGGAAGTGACAGCTTTGTCAGGTGATGGGGagggaaataaaagagaaataaatttggggttggggttgggggATAGCGTATCAGGTGGTGGGGAGGgaaataaagagaaataaatttggtgttgggggttggggttgggggATAGTGTGTCGTGGTGGGGgagggaaataaaaagaaataaatttggtgttgggggttggggtgggggtgggggtgggaaAGAAGGGAGCTAGGGCGGGGTTGGGGTGGATAGgacctttttttaaaattggaaaaatgaataaattagattaaaaataatttcaaaaaataaaaatactgaatttgaatggtgataaattttggttattatagaagatcatcgattt
The nucleotide sequence above comes from Eucalyptus grandis isolate ANBG69807.140 chromosome 2, ASM1654582v1, whole genome shotgun sequence. Encoded proteins:
- the LOC104425728 gene encoding uncharacterized protein LOC104425728, which produces MAAQDDYPLVENLIDWVDSVDSDPTYKESILRSALYDAARRGSIKMVKALVNKAGSEYNILPNALSYAISNAPMQKEVIWHLARKTTSAPDFNTMSYLILAGHLDIGLFLARKYPEEVTSKDNINRSLLGDLAKMKSYFRSGDRLNFWEKCIYQCIPLCLVDTSFDNPEDTKMARAYKWFKTSLWNHATKPVPFIKRIGESKLRHKCSLEFAEELVLKNQNMKPKEIVKFLLTSKIILDSASHGTHEIVKLCLDNYPELMWDNDFPKELMREVVKGRQVELFRLVNAYNIIPKLSDDIFTNRELMEAVVEWSPRCVSADVPGAAFLLQKELQWFKALEDRSHPSFKTLKFKVLEDRDPSFRSLKLEETKEREGKTYWEIFVEQRQDLLKEAGEWMKNTSSSCSLIATLIITVTITALLTVPGGYNNSTGIPIFLKKDSFMIFALADTLALFSSVTATLMFLAIVTPCYTFEDILHSLPRKMIMGIFSLFLSLAFTLVAFSSALTIILSERFKWIYMPMTSLAAIPICFFLYIQSPLYLKMVKSIYWPRLYHTLMPRKKRGCGFFNFSPKFFRTKAS